The following proteins are encoded in a genomic region of Fervidobacterium pennivorans DSM 9078:
- a CDS encoding ABC transporter substrate-binding protein, which produces MKYLLVSLFLFAVGIFAFDPTTYVSVGVGEPDTLDIHQAYDTVSGEVIYNVYESLIAYKGSSLTEFEPRLATQVPSIKNGLIKDGGKTYVFPIRKGVKFHNGATLTPEDVEYSFERGLLYDPAGGPMWMLWNAIFGVNSLNEMIQKYVGKPVSEVFKDGEPLPEYKEKLVQMYKEVIDPAIEVEGDNVIFKLARPYGPFLTIIAHTVGWSAVLDKETSIKMGLWDGKPDTWWKYRNIAKEQSPLYATAIGTGPYRLVEWDRTNRKVVLEGFKDYWRGEPRLKKVILLTVSEWGTRKLMLEKGDADDIAVVLEYLDQIKGNKDIQIIDNIPSLSVTVVGFSWSVSPNSKYIGSGKWDGNGMPPDFFSDINARKAISYIINYDAVIRDVLKGYGTRIPAALPNGLLGFDPTLPLYKFNLTEARKALDKAWNGKALKIGLKFTLAYNTGNLMRQRIAEMIKTYLEMIAPGKIKVDIAALNWPSYLDAMRKAELPMPIFNWLADFPDPDNFIFTFYHSAGTYAPRQGDNFKKFVSTPRKELGGKSLDELIEMARNSSDPEERAKLYMKIQKFAIDNYISIPIYQPVSVRAQRAWVKGWYPNPMRPGNDYFELYKQQ; this is translated from the coding sequence ATGAAGTACTTGCTCGTAAGTTTGTTCTTATTTGCGGTCGGTATTTTTGCATTTGATCCAACGACATACGTTTCGGTTGGTGTTGGAGAACCGGATACACTTGATATCCACCAGGCGTACGATACGGTAAGTGGTGAGGTTATTTACAACGTATACGAAAGTCTTATTGCCTATAAAGGTAGTAGTTTGACAGAATTCGAACCAAGGTTAGCGACGCAAGTTCCAAGTATTAAGAACGGACTTATAAAAGACGGTGGAAAGACATATGTGTTTCCTATAAGGAAGGGAGTTAAATTCCACAACGGTGCAACGTTAACACCTGAAGACGTTGAATACTCCTTTGAAAGAGGTTTGCTTTACGACCCTGCTGGTGGTCCAATGTGGATGCTTTGGAACGCCATCTTTGGTGTTAACTCACTCAACGAGATGATACAAAAGTATGTTGGAAAACCTGTTTCTGAGGTATTTAAAGATGGTGAACCACTGCCTGAATACAAGGAAAAGTTAGTTCAAATGTACAAAGAAGTTATAGACCCAGCTATTGAAGTTGAAGGAGACAACGTGATATTTAAACTTGCCAGACCATACGGTCCGTTCCTGACGATAATTGCGCACACAGTTGGGTGGTCGGCTGTACTTGACAAGGAAACATCTATTAAGATGGGACTTTGGGATGGAAAACCGGATACGTGGTGGAAGTACAGGAATATAGCTAAGGAACAATCCCCACTTTATGCAACAGCAATAGGGACGGGACCATACAGACTTGTAGAATGGGACAGAACAAACAGAAAAGTTGTTCTTGAAGGATTCAAAGACTACTGGCGCGGTGAGCCAAGACTTAAGAAGGTTATTCTCCTCACTGTTAGTGAGTGGGGCACAAGAAAACTTATGCTTGAAAAAGGCGATGCTGACGATATTGCCGTTGTTCTTGAATACCTTGACCAGATAAAAGGGAACAAGGACATACAAATTATAGACAATATCCCATCTTTGTCAGTTACCGTTGTGGGATTTTCCTGGTCAGTTTCGCCAAACAGCAAATACATAGGTAGCGGAAAATGGGACGGGAACGGAATGCCTCCAGACTTTTTCAGCGACATTAACGCGAGAAAAGCGATATCATATATCATCAACTACGATGCAGTGATAAGGGATGTTTTAAAAGGATACGGAACGAGGATTCCTGCTGCATTACCCAATGGACTTTTAGGATTTGATCCAACATTGCCACTTTACAAGTTCAATTTAACTGAGGCAAGAAAAGCACTTGATAAAGCATGGAACGGGAAAGCCTTAAAGATAGGACTTAAGTTTACGTTAGCATACAACACCGGGAACTTGATGAGGCAAAGGATAGCGGAAATGATTAAGACGTATCTTGAAATGATAGCTCCTGGCAAAATCAAAGTTGATATAGCGGCACTTAACTGGCCAAGCTATCTCGATGCAATGAGAAAAGCTGAGCTTCCAATGCCAATCTTTAACTGGCTTGCTGACTTCCCAGATCCGGATAATTTCATATTCACATTCTATCATTCTGCAGGAACTTACGCACCAAGACAGGGAGATAATTTCAAAAAATTCGTCAGCACACCGAGAAAAGAACTTGGGGGTAAGAGCTTGGATGAGCTCATAGAAATGGCAAGGAATTCGTCAGATCCAGAAGAGCGAGCGAAGCTGTATATGAAAATACAAAAATTTGCAATAGATAATTATATCAGTATTCCTATTTATCAACCAGTTAGTGTAAGGGCTCAGAGAGCCTGGGTCAAAGGTTGGTATCCGAATCCGATGAGACCCGGTAACGATTACTTCGAACTTTACAAGCAACAGTAA
- a CDS encoding transglutaminase-like domain-containing protein encodes MSRMDFLSYPLPDVLKKYIYQGFFKKAREQIDKILEHRLPPQMRERLKFELFRMELLKKTYKYPQAEALKIFKKVFKGATKSEFEQLWREGRLDWIYIETQRFFESRFDKNLAFNEKQYKERQRVDKQTLKRRELINKAVERLLKSGKPKSYRVRARITVEKENPREEKVRVWLPFPKEEFQQSDVKLISASHECEIADNSVGQRTVYMEGKDNEKFYVEFEYTVHEWIGQQSLYTQKPSKEDISELPPHIVFSPFLKELLHTIFHNEDWTKLDDLARARRIYDFVTLNVNYSYVLPYALYDNIPEYVATTFKGDCGFQALLFITLCRMAGIPAKWQSGWSITPLGASPHDWALVYLERYGWVPVDLSFGGGRREQEPMRIFYFTNLDGFRMFANTEFQGDFLPEKKAWRLDPYDNQTGEMEIISKEEDGYVIDLKSEIEVLKFEELTK; translated from the coding sequence ATGTCAAGAATGGATTTTCTTAGTTACCCACTTCCGGATGTTTTAAAAAAATACATCTACCAAGGTTTCTTCAAAAAAGCCCGGGAGCAAATCGATAAGATACTCGAACACAGATTGCCACCACAGATGAGGGAAAGGCTTAAATTTGAGTTGTTTAGAATGGAACTGCTCAAAAAAACTTACAAATACCCTCAAGCCGAAGCACTTAAAATTTTCAAAAAGGTGTTCAAAGGTGCCACGAAATCGGAGTTTGAGCAACTTTGGAGAGAAGGGAGACTAGATTGGATATATATCGAGACACAAAGATTTTTTGAAAGCAGGTTTGATAAGAACCTGGCGTTCAATGAAAAGCAATACAAAGAAAGGCAAAGGGTGGATAAACAAACGCTTAAAAGGCGTGAGCTAATAAATAAAGCAGTTGAGCGGTTACTGAAAAGTGGGAAGCCAAAGAGTTATCGTGTGCGAGCGAGAATCACTGTTGAGAAAGAGAATCCGAGGGAAGAAAAAGTTCGTGTATGGTTGCCTTTTCCAAAAGAAGAATTTCAGCAGAGCGACGTCAAATTAATAAGTGCAAGTCACGAGTGCGAAATTGCGGACAATTCAGTTGGTCAAAGAACAGTATATATGGAAGGAAAGGATAACGAAAAATTCTATGTCGAGTTCGAATACACAGTTCACGAATGGATTGGACAACAATCACTCTATACACAAAAGCCTTCAAAAGAAGACATCAGTGAATTACCACCCCATATCGTCTTTTCTCCTTTCCTAAAAGAACTCCTCCATACGATATTCCACAACGAAGATTGGACCAAGCTTGATGATTTAGCACGTGCGAGAAGGATATATGACTTTGTCACACTAAATGTGAACTATTCATACGTTTTGCCTTATGCGTTGTATGATAACATCCCGGAATACGTAGCGACAACATTCAAAGGAGATTGCGGGTTCCAAGCACTGCTCTTTATCACGTTATGTCGCATGGCAGGAATACCTGCTAAATGGCAATCGGGTTGGAGTATAACTCCGCTCGGGGCTTCCCCACACGATTGGGCACTTGTCTATCTTGAAAGATACGGATGGGTGCCAGTTGACCTTTCGTTTGGTGGAGGGAGAAGAGAACAAGAACCGATGCGTATATTCTACTTTACGAATCTTGATGGATTTAGAATGTTTGCAAATACCGAATTTCAAGGGGACTTCCTGCCAGAAAAGAAAGCATGGAGGTTGGATCCTTACGACAACCAGACTGGGGAAATGGAGATAATCAGCAAAGAAGAAGACGGGTATGTAATTGATTTAAAAAGCGAAATCGAGGTTCTTAAATTCGAAGAGTTAACAAAGTGA
- a CDS encoding L-Ala-D/L-Glu epimerase, translated as MGKIKSVKFKLNRFEYVKPFHITNNVSYNTENIEVIVELDNGVVGYGEASPSFRVNGEKVPALLGLEQIVNEMIVGMDVRNYRQIFDVTDKLFGAPSIKAAVQYAVLDAFSEEIGVPVYQILGGAKTKIETDYTISIGTIEERVEDARKIVERGHSVIKIKVGENLEEDIQAMMAIYEVSKGCKYIVDANTGYTPKQAVKFVTEIYRAGIDIHVFEQPVAMNDVEGLKYVRWNSPFPVAADESARTKYEVMRLIKEEAVDYINIKLMKSGISDALAIVEMVRAANQRLMLGCMAESSLGVNQSVHFALGTGAFDFHDLDSPLMLKETEFRGKYKVDVPYYYV; from the coding sequence GTGGGAAAAATCAAATCGGTAAAGTTCAAATTGAACCGCTTTGAATACGTGAAGCCATTTCATATCACAAACAACGTTTCATACAACACGGAGAACATAGAAGTTATTGTTGAGCTTGATAATGGAGTTGTCGGATATGGAGAGGCTTCACCGTCGTTTAGGGTGAATGGTGAGAAGGTACCTGCTTTATTAGGACTGGAACAAATTGTAAATGAAATGATTGTTGGAATGGATGTGCGAAATTACCGCCAGATTTTCGATGTGACCGACAAACTTTTTGGTGCACCAAGCATTAAGGCTGCAGTTCAATATGCCGTTCTTGATGCATTTAGTGAAGAGATTGGTGTCCCAGTTTACCAAATACTTGGTGGTGCGAAGACGAAAATAGAGACGGATTATACGATAAGCATAGGGACTATCGAAGAGAGAGTTGAAGATGCAAGAAAGATTGTAGAACGTGGGCACAGCGTGATAAAGATAAAGGTAGGGGAAAACCTTGAAGAAGATATCCAAGCGATGATGGCAATTTATGAAGTTTCAAAGGGATGCAAATACATTGTTGATGCCAACACAGGTTACACGCCAAAACAAGCAGTGAAATTTGTAACTGAGATATACCGAGCGGGAATAGACATACATGTTTTCGAACAACCAGTCGCAATGAACGATGTCGAAGGACTCAAATACGTAAGATGGAACTCACCTTTCCCTGTTGCAGCCGACGAAAGTGCTAGGACAAAATACGAAGTAATGAGATTGATTAAAGAAGAAGCGGTGGATTACATAAACATCAAGCTTATGAAATCTGGTATTAGCGATGCACTTGCGATTGTTGAGATGGTGAGAGCTGCAAATCAGAGATTAATGCTTGGTTGCATGGCGGAATCAAGTCTTGGAGTGAATCAGAGTGTCCATTTTGCACTTGGGACCGGGGCGTTTGACTTCCATGATTTAGATAGTCCTTTGATGCTTAAAGAAACGGAATTCAGAGGTAAGTATAAAGTTGATGTACCATATTATTATGTGTAA
- a CDS encoding NADH-quinone oxidoreductase subunit C — protein sequence MTNSTNKSVAEVLEKAKELFNVRVEDVAERQYKLIAENDKTIPLLAFLKESGYSHLSILTCVDWIEEKKFELVYILFNWSNGVTFLVSTFIDRDNPVFYTVKDMWPTAEYYERDVHEFFGVEFEGNERCKLPLILELWSDLPPLRKDFDPLKYSKEHFPDREYEKDAIHEAKIIRADLEDTRGDING from the coding sequence ATGACGAATTCCACGAATAAATCTGTTGCTGAAGTACTTGAGAAGGCCAAAGAACTTTTCAACGTCAGAGTCGAAGACGTTGCAGAAAGGCAATACAAACTCATAGCAGAAAATGACAAGACTATTCCTCTACTTGCTTTTCTGAAAGAATCAGGTTATTCTCACTTGTCAATTCTCACTTGCGTTGATTGGATTGAAGAGAAAAAGTTTGAACTTGTCTACATACTCTTTAACTGGTCCAACGGAGTGACGTTCCTTGTCTCGACATTTATCGATAGAGACAACCCTGTGTTCTATACTGTGAAAGACATGTGGCCAACAGCTGAGTATTATGAACGCGATGTCCATGAATTCTTTGGTGTAGAGTTTGAAGGAAACGAAAGATGCAAGCTACCGCTCATTCTCGAGCTCTGGAGCGATTTACCACCATTGAGAAAAGATTTCGACCCATTGAAGTATTCTAAGGAACACTTCCCTGACAGAGAATACGAGAAAGATGCCATACATGAAGCAAAGATAATAAGAGCCGATTTGGAAGATACGAGAGGTGATATAAATGGGTGA
- a CDS encoding endonuclease III domain-containing protein codes for MKLENLYEILREIHGPQGKWWPGTPEEIIVSAVLTQNTNWKNVEKALENIKEYCKKDILHCLAKMSTEEISFLIKPAGFFNVKAQRLKNLLTWLKSYNFDLEKIKTKSIEEIRDELLSVKGIGKETADSIILYALELPVFVVDAYTKRLLDRLLGIKLKEYDEYRLLFEKTYPRDVALYQEFHGLIVEHAKALCRTNPLCATCPVESCKYKNTKK; via the coding sequence ATGAAACTGGAGAATTTGTACGAGATACTTAGAGAGATACACGGTCCCCAAGGAAAATGGTGGCCCGGAACACCCGAGGAAATTATAGTTTCAGCGGTACTTACGCAGAACACCAATTGGAAAAATGTTGAAAAGGCACTTGAGAATATTAAAGAATATTGTAAAAAGGATATTCTACATTGCCTGGCAAAAATGAGCACCGAAGAGATATCTTTTTTGATAAAACCTGCAGGCTTTTTCAATGTAAAAGCCCAAAGACTGAAAAACCTTTTAACGTGGTTGAAAAGCTACAACTTTGATTTGGAGAAAATCAAAACAAAGAGCATTGAAGAAATAAGAGATGAGCTTTTGTCGGTAAAAGGTATTGGAAAGGAAACTGCCGATTCTATAATACTGTATGCATTAGAATTACCCGTCTTTGTTGTAGATGCTTATACTAAAAGACTACTTGACAGACTATTAGGTATCAAACTAAAAGAATACGATGAATACAGGCTACTTTTCGAAAAAACATATCCCAGAGATGTTGCACTTTATCAAGAATTCCATGGCCTCATAGTTGAACATGCCAAGGCACTTTGTAGAACAAACCCTTTGTGTGCAACATGTCCTGTAGAATCTTGCAAATACAAAAATACTAAAAAATAA
- a CDS encoding ferritin-like domain-containing protein, with protein MYDVLRLAEQFEIDGFKFYTSKKNEVRNKAVAEIFDYLAQMEKEHTEFIRRLIKSLNEGAQVDSLPEQDTKYYKSRYEGQKISEASAEDDMADLSILRMAYLIEKDFMEFYEKAANNEKDERVKKLLLALRDWEEGHKKIIEDQIKAIIERNNLELGFYPF; from the coding sequence ATGTACGACGTTCTAAGATTGGCTGAACAATTTGAAATCGATGGGTTTAAATTCTACACATCAAAAAAGAACGAAGTAAGGAACAAAGCAGTCGCTGAAATATTTGATTATTTAGCTCAAATGGAAAAAGAACACACAGAATTTATAAGAAGATTGATAAAATCTCTCAATGAAGGTGCACAAGTAGATTCACTTCCCGAACAAGATACAAAGTACTACAAATCACGATACGAAGGTCAAAAAATATCTGAGGCATCAGCAGAAGACGATATGGCTGACCTTTCAATTTTGAGAATGGCTTACTTAATAGAAAAGGATTTTATGGAATTCTACGAAAAAGCCGCAAATAATGAAAAAGATGAGAGAGTAAAGAAACTTTTGTTGGCTCTAAGAGACTGGGAAGAAGGACACAAAAAGATAATCGAGGACCAAATCAAAGCAATAATTGAGAGAAACAACCTCGAACTTGGATTCTATCCTTTCTAA
- a CDS encoding respiratory chain complex I subunit 1 family protein, with protein MAGLATIVRVAEVLFTAFFFGLTFEGIGRKITARIQKRYGPPWYQNFIDVFKTLTKHGWTHGWIFDFGVLMALGGVIATLSFVPLGNLVAFPGLDNFFVIAYLFTVGALGMAMGMVGTGNPWASIGVARALTLMLGYEVPFLIVITALMYYYKTGNISDIIMAQAQSGQWNIVKFPIGALVALISLQGMLGKEPFEAPIAPAEIASGPMVELSAKYMGLLMLMNTFMEFIEISLFVNFFLGGGNYFEFLLKYFIVWTLAVMISAVLPRFRIEQAVAFYWTVPIILAFVQAFFVVNGWVF; from the coding sequence ATGGCAGGATTAGCAACCATTGTAAGAGTAGCAGAAGTACTGTTTACAGCGTTCTTTTTTGGATTGACATTTGAGGGTATCGGTAGAAAGATTACCGCACGTATCCAAAAAAGATACGGTCCACCTTGGTATCAGAATTTCATTGATGTTTTCAAAACATTAACAAAACATGGTTGGACGCACGGTTGGATTTTCGACTTCGGTGTTCTCATGGCGCTCGGAGGAGTAATTGCAACGCTCTCGTTCGTGCCTCTTGGTAATCTTGTTGCATTCCCAGGTCTTGATAATTTCTTCGTTATCGCATACCTCTTCACAGTTGGTGCACTTGGTATGGCAATGGGTATGGTTGGAACAGGTAACCCATGGGCATCAATTGGTGTTGCAAGGGCTCTTACACTCATGCTGGGATACGAAGTTCCCTTCCTGATTGTTATAACAGCCCTCATGTATTACTACAAAACTGGAAATATTTCTGACATAATAATGGCACAAGCACAATCTGGTCAATGGAATATAGTTAAATTCCCAATAGGTGCGCTTGTTGCTCTCATTTCGCTCCAAGGTATGCTCGGTAAAGAACCGTTCGAGGCACCTATCGCACCAGCGGAGATTGCATCAGGTCCTATGGTTGAGCTTTCTGCAAAATATATGGGATTACTAATGCTTATGAACACCTTCATGGAATTCATCGAAATTTCTCTCTTTGTTAATTTCTTCCTCGGAGGCGGTAATTACTTCGAATTCTTACTCAAATACTTTATCGTTTGGACTCTTGCGGTCATGATTTCCGCAGTACTTCCGAGGTTCAGAATAGAACAAGCAGTCGCTTTCTACTGGACGGTTCCAATAATTCTTGCTTTCGTGCAAGCGTTCTTCGTTGTAAATGGTTGGGTATTTTAA
- a CDS encoding FAD-dependent oxidoreductase, protein MEIKENRTETPKKSFFAPLIAWKNLFEKPVTIRVPKEQREAAPRYRGFHVNDWEKCIGCGTCAKICPTDAITMVEVPDMKQEYGMKPQRPTIDYGRCSFCGMCVDICTTGSLKMTREYIFISPNPEDFYFAPTEKGLLKKNPEEIKIGWTRDENSELLDLDRVMPEMLSAEERVNSFVEFVKAYSKEQAIAEAARCVECGICVDRCPEHMQIPQYIKAIWKDDLQDALKWLLKGVEDQSNFGANPLSSVCGRVCTHRCEEVCAISHRGEPIAIRWLKRYITDSVPAEKWHEIVTFDVKKQPKKVAIVGSGPAGLSAAYFLATMGYEVDIYEALNRPGGVMRYGIPRYRLPDEALDRDIAFIESLGVRIFTGVAVGKDITFDELKNKYDAIFLATGLTLGRSTKIPGSDHPDVVQALPLLRAIRDYLRGEGPEPKIPRRVVVIGGGNVAMDIARSMARLQKMKYGEVNVTVTCLERTHDEMPADMEEIEEAIEEGVKICPGWGPRRIIFDDKDNIKGIECVKCVEVFDENKRFNPKFDESTVQYYDGDMIIEAIGQAPDYSYLPEEWKSKLQFVGPRILTNNLRQTQIPWLFAGGDIVNGPDIIHGVADGYWAARGIDQYLREQK, encoded by the coding sequence ATGGAAATAAAAGAAAATAGAACTGAAACCCCAAAGAAAAGTTTCTTCGCACCTTTGATTGCTTGGAAGAACCTTTTTGAAAAACCAGTCACCATCCGTGTTCCGAAAGAGCAAAGAGAAGCGGCACCAAGATACAGGGGCTTCCATGTGAACGATTGGGAAAAATGTATTGGTTGTGGGACCTGTGCAAAAATATGTCCGACAGACGCAATAACAATGGTTGAAGTGCCGGATATGAAACAAGAATACGGTATGAAACCGCAAAGACCTACTATAGATTACGGACGCTGCAGTTTTTGTGGGATGTGTGTTGATATTTGTACAACAGGTTCACTGAAGATGACCAGAGAATACATCTTTATTTCTCCTAACCCCGAAGATTTCTACTTTGCACCAACTGAAAAGGGGTTGCTCAAGAAAAATCCAGAGGAAATCAAAATTGGTTGGACAAGGGATGAGAATAGTGAACTTCTCGACCTTGATAGAGTAATGCCGGAGATGTTATCAGCAGAAGAACGTGTGAATTCGTTCGTTGAGTTCGTCAAGGCATACAGCAAAGAACAAGCTATAGCAGAAGCGGCAAGGTGTGTAGAATGTGGTATATGTGTTGACAGATGTCCTGAGCACATGCAAATTCCACAATACATAAAGGCTATCTGGAAGGATGATTTACAAGACGCACTAAAATGGCTCCTTAAAGGTGTGGAAGACCAAAGCAACTTTGGTGCAAACCCACTCTCTAGTGTCTGTGGTAGAGTATGTACACATCGCTGTGAAGAAGTCTGTGCAATTAGTCACAGAGGTGAACCAATTGCTATTAGGTGGCTGAAGAGATACATAACAGATAGCGTTCCGGCTGAGAAATGGCATGAAATTGTGACCTTTGATGTCAAAAAACAACCCAAAAAGGTTGCTATCGTTGGTAGTGGACCTGCTGGATTGTCAGCCGCTTACTTCTTAGCGACGATGGGCTACGAGGTTGATATTTACGAAGCACTTAACCGTCCTGGCGGTGTAATGAGATACGGTATCCCAAGATACAGATTACCAGACGAAGCACTTGATAGAGACATTGCATTCATCGAATCACTTGGTGTTAGGATTTTCACAGGTGTCGCTGTCGGGAAAGATATCACCTTTGATGAACTGAAAAACAAATACGATGCGATATTCTTGGCAACAGGTTTGACACTTGGTAGGTCAACAAAAATACCAGGCTCAGACCATCCAGATGTTGTCCAAGCTCTACCACTACTGAGAGCTATAAGAGATTACCTACGTGGTGAAGGTCCTGAGCCGAAAATACCAAGACGTGTCGTAGTCATCGGTGGTGGAAATGTTGCTATGGATATTGCAAGGAGCATGGCAAGGTTACAAAAAATGAAATACGGAGAGGTTAACGTAACGGTCACTTGTCTTGAAAGAACACACGACGAGATGCCTGCTGACATGGAAGAAATCGAAGAAGCCATTGAAGAAGGTGTCAAAATCTGTCCAGGCTGGGGTCCAAGAAGAATTATTTTTGACGACAAGGATAACATCAAAGGTATCGAATGTGTCAAATGTGTCGAAGTATTCGATGAGAACAAAAGGTTTAACCCAAAATTTGACGAGTCGACTGTCCAATACTACGATGGTGATATGATAATTGAAGCCATTGGTCAAGCACCAGATTACTCGTATCTACCGGAAGAATGGAAATCCAAACTCCAGTTCGTTGGTCCAAGGATACTTACAAATAACCTTAGACAAACACAAATTCCATGGTTGTTTGCTGGTGGAGACATAGTTAATGGGCCAGATATAATCCACGGTGTAGCAGACGGATACTGGGCAGCAAGGGGTATAGATCAGTATCTGAGGGAACAAAAGTAA
- a CDS encoding NuoB/complex I 20 kDa subunit family protein, protein MDERSVWEKIADQLRSRSMWMLHYCTGCGAVELPPSMTSRFDMERLGMGPMATPRQADILLITGYLSAKTLRRVIYTYEKMADPKYVIGFGSCTINGGIYYDSYSTINRLDYYIPVDLYIAGCMPRPEAILNAFNTLMEMIRKGEANGWKRYKENYEWYKQNQIRSLGEVIVHDEFHE, encoded by the coding sequence ATAGATGAAAGAAGTGTGTGGGAAAAGATTGCTGACCAGCTAAGAAGTAGATCGATGTGGATGTTGCATTACTGTACTGGGTGTGGTGCCGTTGAATTGCCACCGTCGATGACCTCACGATTCGATATGGAACGCCTTGGAATGGGACCTATGGCAACACCAAGGCAAGCAGATATACTACTCATCACAGGATACCTTAGTGCAAAAACCCTAAGAAGGGTTATATACACATACGAAAAAATGGCTGACCCAAAATATGTTATCGGTTTTGGCTCATGTACCATAAACGGTGGAATTTACTATGACTCCTACTCTACAATCAACAGACTCGACTACTATATACCTGTTGACCTTTACATTGCTGGCTGTATGCCAAGACCAGAGGCAATACTGAATGCTTTCAATACTCTGATGGAAATGATTAGAAAAGGGGAAGCTAACGGTTGGAAACGTTACAAAGAAAATTACGAATGGTACAAGCAAAATCAAATTAGAAGCCTCGGTGAGGTGATTGTCCATGACGAATTCCACGAATAA
- a CDS encoding NADH-quinone oxidoreductase subunit D yields the protein MGEVKLFFGPNHPGMHGNFSVHMYVEGDIVVKARPLPGFLHRGFEKLMERRLWYQNLALIPRICVPEPDINEACYAMAIEKIAKVEVPERAQWIRMIVLELARIANHLWSFGGIGGPLGMYTSMFWSVADRDKVLDIFEELTGARIYHMYIIPGGVRKDLPPKLEEKILKLMDYLEQRLPEYETFILKNRILHTRLKGIAKIDTETCLRLGVTGIGLRATGVPYDIRKVDPYLFYDKVEFEIPTATEGDALARISLKPKEIRQSIRIIRQALEKMPSGPVNTKIGDGNGLRIRVPKGMAYARVESTRGEYGYLVVSNGGETPYRVAVRGASYPQGLYGVEHLLPGTRIDDVPIWLDTMGVCAPEIDR from the coding sequence ATGGGTGAAGTAAAACTGTTCTTTGGTCCAAATCACCCTGGAATGCACGGTAATTTCAGTGTTCATATGTACGTTGAAGGTGATATCGTTGTCAAGGCAAGACCACTACCAGGGTTTTTACATCGTGGTTTTGAAAAGTTGATGGAAAGAAGACTTTGGTATCAGAACCTTGCGCTGATACCGAGAATATGTGTGCCTGAACCCGATATAAACGAAGCTTGTTATGCAATGGCAATTGAAAAGATAGCTAAAGTAGAAGTCCCTGAAAGGGCGCAATGGATAAGGATGATAGTCCTTGAACTTGCGCGAATTGCAAACCATCTATGGTCCTTTGGAGGTATCGGAGGACCTTTAGGGATGTATACAAGTATGTTCTGGAGTGTTGCTGATAGGGACAAAGTACTTGACATTTTTGAAGAATTAACAGGAGCAAGGATTTACCATATGTACATCATACCTGGTGGGGTAAGAAAAGATTTACCACCCAAACTTGAAGAAAAGATTTTGAAACTCATGGACTACTTGGAACAAAGATTGCCAGAATACGAAACATTCATTCTTAAAAATAGAATACTCCACACTAGGCTCAAAGGTATTGCAAAGATTGATACAGAAACCTGTCTGAGACTTGGCGTAACAGGCATAGGCTTGAGAGCAACCGGGGTTCCATACGACATAAGAAAGGTTGACCCATACTTATTCTACGATAAGGTAGAATTCGAAATCCCAACTGCTACAGAAGGTGACGCACTCGCAAGAATAAGCCTAAAACCAAAGGAAATAAGGCAAAGCATCAGAATCATCAGGCAAGCGCTTGAAAAGATGCCATCTGGTCCCGTGAATACAAAAATCGGTGATGGAAATGGTTTAAGAATTAGGGTTCCGAAGGGAATGGCGTATGCGCGTGTTGAATCTACACGTGGAGAATATGGCTATCTTGTCGTTTCCAACGGTGGAGAGACACCTTACAGAGTGGCGGTCAGAGGCGCTTCCTATCCGCAAGGTTTGTATGGTGTTGAACATCTACTACCTGGAACAAGGATAGACGACGTACCTATCTGGCTTGATACAATGGGCGTTTGTGCCCCAGAAATCGATAGGTAA